The following coding sequences lie in one Kribbella sp. NBC_00709 genomic window:
- a CDS encoding MFS transporter, giving the protein MKQTLQTSIWAHRDIRLVLPARALSYAGDSIALIALMLRVSDGHGPAAVTALLLAFAVPTVAMIPFAGRIVDGFDSRLVLVCSGLLQVAAGIGLAFVHNLVNTLVLVCVLQVGQAVAGPAWGALIPRIVGEELVGRTTGTSQALIGVATLAGSAAGGVLVGAAGTRGALLVDAGTFLVLVLVAQLVRTRRRPEPTAVHQGGGVSAGLRAIFGDDILRILVPALWVFVVAGEAVNVVEVFLITGELGLGPSLYGAAGAATGAGAILGAWYSGRLSGDRARSMAVVAGMAGIGGSSVLMGLAGNFVTLMIGATTIGVSSGLLNAATSALIVMRSAESVRGRVLAALNGTVRSFSIFAMLLGGLAGALLGSRGTFVTCGLACAVAAAVVGVLLARVKDGTKDSEVEAVSH; this is encoded by the coding sequence ATGAAGCAAACCCTTCAGACTTCGATCTGGGCGCACCGCGACATCCGTCTGGTGCTGCCCGCCCGTGCGCTGTCCTATGCAGGTGACTCGATCGCCCTGATCGCGTTGATGCTGCGCGTGTCCGACGGCCACGGCCCGGCCGCGGTCACGGCCCTGCTGCTCGCGTTCGCCGTACCGACGGTCGCGATGATCCCGTTCGCCGGGCGAATCGTGGACGGCTTCGACTCCCGTCTGGTCCTGGTCTGCTCGGGTCTGCTCCAGGTCGCGGCCGGTATCGGCCTCGCCTTCGTGCACAACCTGGTCAACACGCTGGTCCTGGTCTGCGTCCTGCAGGTCGGCCAGGCTGTCGCCGGTCCTGCGTGGGGAGCACTGATTCCCCGGATCGTCGGCGAGGAGCTTGTCGGCCGGACCACCGGGACCAGCCAGGCGCTGATCGGGGTCGCGACGCTGGCGGGTTCTGCGGCCGGTGGCGTCCTGGTCGGCGCGGCCGGGACCCGTGGTGCTCTCCTCGTCGACGCCGGGACCTTCCTCGTCCTGGTGCTCGTCGCGCAACTGGTTCGGACCCGTCGTCGGCCGGAGCCGACGGCTGTGCACCAGGGCGGCGGGGTGTCGGCCGGACTGCGGGCCATCTTCGGGGACGACATCCTGCGGATCCTGGTGCCGGCGCTCTGGGTGTTCGTCGTCGCCGGTGAAGCGGTGAATGTCGTGGAGGTGTTCCTGATCACCGGCGAACTGGGCCTCGGCCCCAGCCTGTACGGCGCGGCGGGTGCGGCGACCGGTGCCGGCGCGATCCTCGGCGCCTGGTACAGCGGCCGGCTCAGCGGCGACCGGGCGCGGTCCATGGCCGTCGTCGCGGGGATGGCGGGGATCGGCGGCTCCAGTGTGCTGATGGGCCTGGCCGGGAACTTCGTGACGCTAATGATCGGCGCCACCACGATCGGCGTCAGCAGCGGGCTGCTGAACGCGGCGACCAGCGCGCTCATCGTGATGCGGTCGGCCGAATCGGTCCGCGGCCGGGTGCTCGCCGCCCTGAACGGGACGGTCCGCTCGTTCAGCATCTTCGCCATGCTGCTGGGCGGTCTGGCGGGTGCGCTGCTCGGTTCGCGCGGGACGTTCGTGACCTGCGGACTGGCGTGCGCGGTGGCCGCCGCGGTCGTCGGCGTCCTGCTCGCCAGGGTCAAGGACGGAACAAAGGATTCGGAAGTGGAGGCAGTCAGTCACTAG
- a CDS encoding ArsR/SmtB family transcription factor, whose protein sequence is MAKKKPAVVITDPRAIRALAHPARQRVIDELYNGRVLTATECAELVGLTPSAMSYHLRALEKWGILERAEESADGRERPWRARASSLRIDSTSAGAGRLAGQAIMRSAVNGVLEQFQDMADDDPWDDVSMMSRTRLWLTHEEAVRFSKELNDLVERFKKKRTQSDHPAAARQISSLYAVVPIGKVPEES, encoded by the coding sequence GTGGCCAAGAAGAAGCCCGCTGTGGTGATCACCGATCCACGGGCGATCCGCGCCCTGGCCCACCCGGCCCGGCAGCGGGTCATCGACGAGCTGTACAACGGCAGAGTGCTGACCGCGACCGAGTGCGCGGAGCTGGTCGGCCTGACGCCGTCGGCGATGAGCTACCACCTCCGGGCCCTCGAGAAGTGGGGCATCCTCGAGCGCGCCGAGGAGTCCGCCGACGGCCGGGAGCGGCCGTGGCGGGCGCGCGCGTCGAGCCTCCGGATCGACTCCACCAGCGCCGGAGCCGGGCGGTTGGCCGGCCAGGCGATCATGCGGTCCGCGGTGAACGGGGTGCTCGAGCAGTTCCAGGACATGGCCGACGACGACCCGTGGGACGACGTCAGCATGATGAGCCGGACCCGGTTGTGGCTCACCCACGAGGAGGCCGTCCGGTTCAGCAAGGAGCTGAACGACCTGGTCGAGCGGTTCAAGAAGAAGCGGACCCAGAGCGACCACCCGGCCGCCGCCCGGCAGATCAGCTCGCTGTACGCCGTCGTACCGATCGGCAAGGTGCCCGAAGAGAGCTGA
- a CDS encoding NfeD family protein, with protein MQSWILWVIVAAVLGTAELMAATFDLLLLAIAALAAGGIAGLGLGIGFQVLAFAVTAAALAILVRPVARRHLMGHPKLRTGVAALVGREAVVLAPCDRDAGRVRIGGEEWSARSYDPYLHIPVGTRVDVFAIEGATALVHPQEEPWPN; from the coding sequence ATGCAGTCCTGGATCCTTTGGGTGATCGTCGCCGCCGTCCTCGGCACGGCTGAGTTGATGGCAGCGACCTTCGACCTGCTCCTGCTCGCCATCGCCGCGCTCGCGGCCGGCGGCATCGCCGGGCTGGGACTCGGCATCGGCTTCCAGGTCCTCGCGTTCGCCGTCACCGCCGCCGCGCTGGCCATCCTGGTCCGCCCGGTGGCCCGCCGGCACCTGATGGGGCACCCGAAGCTGCGCACCGGGGTGGCCGCCCTGGTCGGACGGGAGGCCGTGGTGCTCGCTCCTTGCGATCGGGACGCCGGCCGCGTCCGGATCGGCGGCGAGGAATGGAGCGCCCGTTCGTACGACCCCTACCTGCACATCCCCGTAGGCACCCGGGTCGACGTTTTCGCCATCGAGGGGGCCACCGCCCTCGTCCATCCCCAGGAGGAGCCATGGCCGAACTGA
- a CDS encoding SPFH domain-containing protein, giving the protein MAELIIGIVVALLAVVLVLRTVRIVPQARASNVERLGRYLRTLEPGLNIVIPFIDRPRQLIDLREQVVSFQPNSVITEDNLVVHIDTVLYFQVTDPRAAAYEIQNYIQAIEQLTVTTLRNVIGALDLEKTLTSREHINSILRGVLDEASGKWGIRVNRVELKAIEPPASIKESMEKQMRAEREKRAAILNAEGQRQSRILTAEGDRQAAILRAEGQAKAIDTVFEAIHRNDPDPKLLAYQYLQMLPELAKGPGNTFWVIPSEVTTALQNVTKAFRGDTAPPAPPVIPSENGHNPEISRG; this is encoded by the coding sequence ATGGCCGAACTGATCATCGGAATCGTCGTCGCACTGCTCGCGGTCGTGCTGGTACTGCGAACCGTCCGCATCGTCCCGCAGGCGCGGGCCAGCAACGTCGAGCGCCTCGGCCGGTACCTGCGCACACTCGAGCCCGGACTGAACATCGTGATCCCGTTCATCGACCGGCCCCGGCAACTGATCGACCTGCGCGAGCAGGTGGTCTCGTTCCAGCCGAACTCGGTGATCACCGAGGACAACCTGGTCGTCCACATCGACACGGTGCTGTACTTCCAGGTCACCGATCCGCGCGCGGCGGCGTACGAGATCCAGAACTACATCCAGGCGATCGAGCAGCTGACCGTCACCACACTGCGGAACGTGATCGGCGCGCTGGACCTGGAGAAGACGCTGACGTCGCGCGAGCACATCAACTCGATTCTCCGCGGGGTCCTCGACGAGGCGTCCGGCAAGTGGGGCATCCGGGTCAACCGGGTCGAGCTCAAGGCGATCGAGCCGCCGGCGTCGATCAAGGAGTCGATGGAGAAGCAGATGCGGGCCGAGCGGGAGAAGCGGGCCGCGATCCTGAACGCCGAGGGCCAGCGGCAGTCCCGGATCCTGACCGCGGAGGGCGACCGGCAGGCCGCGATCCTGCGGGCCGAGGGTCAGGCGAAGGCGATCGACACGGTGTTCGAGGCGATCCACCGCAACGACCCGGACCCGAAGCTGCTCGCGTACCAGTACCTGCAGATGCTGCCCGAGCTCGCCAAGGGCCCCGGCAACACGTTCTGGGTCATCCCGTCGGAGGTCACCACCGCGCTGCAGAACGTCACCAAGGCCTTCCGCGGCGACACGGCTCCCCCGGCACCCCCTGTCATCCCGTCGGAGAACGGCCACAACCCTGAAATCTCCCGGGGATAG
- a CDS encoding DedA family protein, whose product MGEPLLLAQAIAIPTGVAVLAYLVVGLVIGVESMGVPLPGETTLVAAALLASQHHLRIEFVIIAAAAGAIIGDSIGYFVGRKAGRRLFERLGRRFHHFSEDRIVRAEKYFHKYGVWTVFFGRFVALLRIFAGPMAGMLRMHYPRFLAANAAGGIAWSATIGIVAYKVGDNADKIFGRVSLWALVAIAAVVVALYVVHKVRKRRKHTDVPEPKPAESADV is encoded by the coding sequence ATGGGGGAACCTCTGTTGCTCGCGCAGGCGATCGCCATCCCGACCGGAGTGGCCGTCCTGGCGTACCTGGTGGTCGGACTCGTCATCGGCGTCGAGAGCATGGGCGTGCCGCTGCCGGGTGAGACCACCCTGGTCGCGGCCGCGCTGCTCGCCTCGCAGCACCACCTGAGGATCGAGTTCGTCATCATCGCGGCGGCCGCCGGCGCGATCATCGGCGACTCGATCGGGTACTTCGTCGGCCGTAAGGCGGGGCGCCGGCTGTTCGAGCGGCTCGGGCGAAGGTTCCACCACTTCTCCGAGGACCGGATCGTCCGCGCCGAGAAATACTTCCACAAGTACGGCGTCTGGACGGTGTTCTTCGGCCGGTTCGTCGCGCTGCTGCGGATCTTCGCGGGCCCGATGGCCGGCATGCTGCGGATGCACTACCCGCGCTTCCTGGCCGCCAACGCCGCCGGCGGTATCGCCTGGTCGGCCACCATCGGCATCGTCGCCTACAAGGTCGGCGACAACGCGGACAAGATCTTCGGCCGGGTGTCGCTGTGGGCACTGGTTGCGATCGCGGCCGTCGTGGTCGCGCTGTACGTCGTCCACAAGGTCCGCAAGCGGCGGAAGCACACCGACGTCCCCGAGCCGAAGCCGGCCGAGTCAGCGGACGTGTAG